Proteins from one Homalodisca vitripennis isolate AUS2020 chromosome 3, UT_GWSS_2.1, whole genome shotgun sequence genomic window:
- the LOC124358166 gene encoding uncharacterized protein LOC124358166 yields the protein MKLKKVHRVISFSQSAWLKPYIDLNTEMRTQARNEFEKDFFKLMNNSVFGKTMENIRNRVDIRLATKDEQVDKWTAQPNFKSRTIFTEQLAAVHMSKTKLMFNKAIYVGMSILDVSKTLMYDFHYNVIKRRYGHKAQLQYTDTDSLTYHIQTTDLYKDIKDMIDLFDTSDYPQPNRYNMPRVNKKVLGKMKDELNGRIMYEHVGLRSKMYSSRSEGGVIKKSKGVKKTTIENHLTFDNYKQCLFTSGIQYGSMNMIRSFKHDLYSVELNKIVLSPHDDKRYIQDDGIGTLPWGHYSIPVEVMAELEIRSALSTQ from the coding sequence ATGAAACTTAAGAAAGTCCACAGAGTTATAAGCTTCAGTCAATCAGCCTGGCTCAAGCCCTACATCGACTTGAACACTGAGATGCGTACGCAAGCCAGGAACGAGTTTGAGAAAGATTTCTTCAAGCTCATGAATAACAGCGTTTTCGGTAAGACAATGGAGAACATCCGGAACAGAGTGGACATCCGACTAGCCACAAAAGACGAACAAGTCGACAAGTGGACTGCTCAACCAAACTTTAAGAGCAGGACGATATTCACCGAACAGTTGGCAGCCGTTCACATGTCAAAAACGAAATTGATGTTCAATAAAGCAATCTACGTCGGCATGAGCATTCTGGACGTGTCGAAAACGCTGATGTACGACTTCCACTACAACGTCATCAAGAGGCGGTACGGTCACAAAGCCCAACTTCAATATACAGACACCGACTCGCTAACGTACCACATCCAGACGACCGACTTGTACAAAGACATCAAAGACATGATCGATCTGTTCGACACCAGCGACTACCCTCAGCCCAACCGTTACAACATGCCTCGAGTCAACAAAAAGGTACTAGGGAAGATGAAAGACGAGCTCAACGGCAGAATCATGTACGAGCACGTAGGACTTCGCTCGAAAATGTACTCCAGCAGATCCGAAGGCGGAGTGATCAAAAAGTCGAAAGGTGTCAAAAAGACAACGATAGAAAACCACCTGACCTTCGACAATTACAAACAGTGTCTGTTCACCTCAGGTATACAATACGGTTCGATGAACATGATCCGGAGCTTTAAACACGACTTGTACAGCGTTGAACTGAACAAAATTGTTCTGTCGCCTCATGATGACAAACGCTACATCCAAGACGACGGCATCGGGACTCTGCCCTGGGGACACTACAGCATCCCCGTAGAAGTTATGGCTGAGCTGGAAATCCGGTCTGCTCTGTCGACACAGTGA
- the LOC124358167 gene encoding uncharacterized protein LOC124358167, translated as MDKLYEEQVTGIERSEYRTVMPVSDLNFNTPNNYTVFKLDHGDAFYDSRIMYHIHGELVKKSDGTEYPAASTIQLIDNFPAYLFSRIELKKHNTLLDSVDHPGITSQVKGLVSYSKSQMYMLPTSGFISKFSGGGKFEALGTLGHLGLGFFDHLRHPMYKGGFEITFTRAEDNDAIYHWSGNAQGATEPADGKVVIKSFVLRVPLVEYETNAKSQLIAGLKQMSDKDSLKYTYLQWQCIDKKGVFGSTFNFDVTGLYRNVYNPKFIIVALQTNRANKQKKNPSRFDHCNLKNVSVKINGHRYPAEMQNCDMTAQNYRLLYDQYLTFRKLMYGDTDVYVNMDDFKSRYPIIVIDTHLHPTSRDRSRNDIQVELDFTTAVASAQGDVGTTAYIILVSQTEFMYDITRNTIRMVQ; from the coding sequence ATGGACAAGTTGTACGAAGAACAAGTTACTGGAATAGAGCGGAGCGAGTACCGGACCGTGATGCCGGTCTCGGACCTAAATTTCAATACGCCAAACAACTATACGGTTTTCAAATTGGATCACGGAGATGCGTTTTACGATTctcgcataatgtaccacatacACGGAGAGTTGGTCAAGAAATCTGACGGTACCGAATACCCCGCAGCGTCGACAATTCAACTGATTGACAATTTTCCAGCGTATCTGTTTTCGCGAATCGAACTGAAAAAACACAACACTCTGCTCGACAGTGTGGACCATCCCGGCATTACGAGTCAAGTGAAAGGATTGGTGAGCTACAGTAAATCGCAAATGTACATGTTGCCGACTAGCGGTTTCATTTCCAAGTTTAGTGGCGGCGGCAAGTTCGAAGCGTTGGGTACACTCGGCCACTTGGGTCTGGGATTCTTTGACCATTTGCGTCACCCAATGTACAAGGGCGGGTTCGAAATCACGTTCACTCGAGCCGAAGACAATGACGCTATATACCACTGGTCGGGTAACGCACAAGGAGCAACTGAACCGGCAGACGGTAAAGTTGTAATCAAGTCGTTTGTGTTGCGTGTTCCGTTGGTCGAGTACGAGACAAACGCCAAAAGCCAGCTGATTGCCGGTCTCAAACAAATGAGTGATAAGGATTCGCTGAAATACACTTACTTGCAGTGGCAGTGTATCGATAAGAAAGGCGTGTTCGGTTCAACGTTCAACTTTGACGTCACCGGCCTCTATCGTAACGTGTACAATCCCAAATTCATTATCGTTGCACTGCAAACAAACCGCGCCAATAAGCAAAAGAAAAATCCAAGTCGATTCGATCATTGCAACTTGAAGAATGTGTCGGTAAAAATCAACGGACACCGCTATCCGGCAGAAATGCAAAACTGCGATATGACGGCTCAAAACTACAGGCTGTTGTACGACCAGTACTTGACATTTAGGAAACTCATGTACGGCGATACGGACGTGTATGTCAACATGGACGATTTTAAATCGAGGTACCCCATCATCGTGATTGACACGCATTTGCATCCCACCAGCCGAGACAGGTCCAGAAACGATATACAAGTCGAATTGGATTTCACTACAGCAGTTGCGTCCGCACAAGGCGACGTGGGCACTACGGCGTACATAATATTGGTGTCTCAGACAGAGTTCATGTACGACATTACGCGAAACACCATTCGCATGGTTCAGTGA